The Rhopalosiphum maidis isolate BTI-1 chromosome 1, ASM367621v3, whole genome shotgun sequence genome has a segment encoding these proteins:
- the LOC113560601 gene encoding odorant receptor 46a-like: IVLDHQAVMKKYEDFLTLFGKIMLLQIFFSSFSLITVWFIFIMSFDNNDRFVASDIILKKMMCSIPALMFQIFMVCYLFDKLHKQKDSVIFALYSSNWTEMNMKCKKLILLTMQMNNANYKKLRFTRTKVVNLEMFFKTVSDCYTILSVLVNYMKSKYN; encoded by the exons attgtattggatCATCAGGCGGTTATGAA gAAATATGaagattttttaactttatttggaaaaataatgttgttacaaatttttttttcgtcatttTCTCTCATCACAGTAtggtttatattcataatg AGTTTTGACAATAATGATAGATTTGTGGCTtcggatattatattaaaaaaaatgatgtgcTCAATTCCAGCATTgatgtttcaaatatttatggtgtgttatttatttgacaaATTACACAAGCAA AAAGATTCAGTAATATTCGCACTATACAGCAGTAATTGGACCGAAATGAACATGAAgtgtaaaaaattgatattattaacgaTGCAGATGAATAATGCtaactataaaaagttaagaTTTACTAGAACAAAAGTTGTAAACttagaaatgttttttaaa acagtGAGTGATTGCTACACAATTTTATCAGTTTtggtaaattatatgaaaagcAAATACAATTGA
- the LOC113560608 gene encoding uncharacterized protein LOC113560608: MDVLDENNYMLNIRLAKRIGLYQILNPETRKFRGQNVYHVVVAFIALYLCVISMILNVSGVYYWTNNMPISVDYFWKAQTAMFSIYKIWTVVHYSDDLWSCLSITRYDFTAFSLRNRHVVDRWRVRTVWYTAVLTSMYGSSTVIYEISTLIFREDIIQMKNYDGLVGSYRQNVMNLYLIVSDETYNAYYFAFYFVEALFVILLTMLFIVYDILLVTVCFAICGQIQMICSAFESVGHKSIRKPDLSIGEYLRLSMYAYSTCRPQK, from the coding sequence ATGGACGTTCTGGACGAGAACAACTACATGCTCAACATTCGGTTGGCCAAACGTATAggtttatatcaaattttaaatcccGAAACTAGAAAATTTCGCGGTCAAAACGTCTACCACGTTGTCGTTGCATTCATTGCGCTCTACTTGTGTGTGATTTCGATGATTTTGAACGTCAGCGGTGTGTACTATTGGACGAACAACATGCCCATAAGCGTAGACTATTTTTGGAAAGCGCAAACCGCGATGTTCAGTATCTACAAGATATGGACCGTGGTCCACTACTCGGACGACTTATGGAGCTGTTTGTCGATCACGCGGTACGATTTTACGGCATTCAGCCTCCGGAACAGACACGTAGTTGACCGTTGGCGAGTGCGCACGGTGTGGTACACGGCCGTGTTGACGAGTATGTACGGGTCATCGACGGTCATTTACGAGATCAGCACGCTCATATTCCGCGAAGACATAATTCAGATGAAAAATTACGACGGTCTGGTGGGCAGTTACCGACAGAACgttatgaatttgtatttgATCGTATCCGACGAAACGTACAACGCTTACTATTTCGCGTTTTACTTCGTCGAAGCATTGTTCGTCATATTGCTGACAATGTTATTCATCGTGTACGATATTCTTTTGGTTACCGTGTGCTTTGCCATTTGCGGTCAAATACAAATGATTTGCTCTGCGTTCGAATCTGTAGGACATAAATCGATTCGTAAACCTGATTTATCGATCGGTGAGTATCTACGACTTTCGATGTACGCGTATAGTACGTGTCGTCCGcagaaataa